The sequence below is a genomic window from Trichocoleus desertorum ATA4-8-CV12.
TGCGGCTCGCTTCGGGCAAACTTTGGCAGACTCCGACGGCATCATCAAGAAACTGATTAGCATCCACGCTTGGCCAGTGCCTACCTATTTTGCGGCGATCCGTTCTTGTATCCCCGAAGGTGCACACTGTGCGTTGTTGATGGTGGCCGAGTCTTGCCTAGAGCCTCTAGCGGATTTAGTCAAAGAGTATGGCGGCACTGTTTGCTACCAAAAGACTGCTCAAGAAGCCAGTCATGGCATGCCGTTGGGAGAGTTTTCCTGGAATCACACTACACTTCATGCCCGCAGTGTTGACCCCTCCCTCACTTATTTACAAACCCTCTTTCCTGATGACAAAAATCTCAAGTTAGTAGAGCACATCTATCACCACTTTGCCGATGAGCTGATGATGCACCTAGAATTCTTCCGCGTGGGGAGTGTCGCTCGTCCTGCGGCCCTCCAGTTGGTGCGCTACACCACAGAAGCCCGCCTCAACGAGATCATTGCCTACCACGAAGCCCAAGGAGCTTTTATCTTCAATCCCCACACTTACATCCTGGAAGATGGCGGCATGAAGACGATTAACGTAGAGCAATTGAAGTTTAAGGAAATGGTCGATCCTTACGGCTTGCTCAATCCGGGCAAGATGCGAGCTTGGCTAGAGCGTTAAGGGCGATCGCACCCAACCCCAGCCCCTTCCGTGAGAGGGTAGCCAAATTAAAAACCCCTCTCCTCAAAGGAGAGAGGTCTGAGGAGAGGGGTTCAAGACCTCAACTTATCCTCAAGAATTTATGAGCTACTTAACGAGGCCCAACAAAGGAGGTGCTTGGGATTCTGAGATCGTCGTCGAGTTCCAAAAACCCTTAGCGTAGATCTGAGGATTGGCTTGGGCAGCCTGACGATAGGACTCGCGTAGCTGAGCATTCACCGCAACTGTTTTCACGTCATACATCTGCATCGCCATTTTGGGGTAGAACCCAATCCCAACAATCAGTGCGATGAAACAGGCCGCAATGAACACCTCACGGGGATTCGCATCCTCAAACTTGGCTTCTACAGGCAAGTCGCAGTTGGTGCCAAAGCAAGCAGGTTCATCATTGCCCTGATTCTTCAAGTCAACGTCGTCTAGGTCACAAGAAGGCAAAATGTCGCACATCAGCTCTGAACTCGGCCCGTAGAATACCTGTCTCAACATTGAGAGCAGATAGATAGGGGTGAGGATAAGCCCCACTGCCGAGAGAAACACAGTCGCTGTGCGGAAGTTAGAACTATAAACGTCGCTAGTGGTGACGCCCATGAACACCGCGATCTCGCTAGCAAAACCACTCATTCCAGGCAGCGCCAAGGATGCCAACGCCGCGATCGTGAATAGTGCAAACACCTTAGGTAATGCCTGACCAATTCCACCCATCTGATTCATCATCATGGTGTGGGTGCGATCGTAGGTGACTCCTGCCAGGAAGAACAGCACCGACGCGATCAGCCCGTGGGAAATCATCTGCAACAGCGCCCCACTCACCCCTAAATCAGTAAACGAGGCAATGCCTAACAAGACGAATCCCATGTGAGAAATCGACGAATAGGCGAGGCGACGCTTCATGTTGGTCTGGGCAAAGGAGTTCAACGCGCCATAGACAATGTTGATGACTCCTAGAATTGCTAGAACCGGAGCGAAATAGATGTGAGCATGGGGCAACAGTTCGAGGTTGAGGCGAATTAAGCCATAACCGCCCATTTTCAACAGCACTCCTGCCAGCACCATTGACACTGGAGAAGAAGCTTCGCCATGAGCATCGGGTAGCCAAGTGTGGAAAGGCACGATTGCCAGTTTGACTCCAAAGGCGACCAGTAACCCTGCATACAGCAACAGCTCAAGCGCCAGTGGAAATTCTTTTAGGTGCAATTCGGCAATATCGAAGGTGGTGGTATCACCGTAGAATGCCATTGCCATCGCCGCCACCAAAATAAAGATGGACGCGATCGCCGTATACATCAAAAATTTCGTCGCAGCATAACGGCGGTTTTGCCCACCCCAAATGCAAACGAGTAGATAGACCGGAACCAGCTCAATCTCCCACATGATGAAGAACAACAGCAGGTCTTGGGCCACAAATACACCGACTTGGGCGGCATACAACACCAGCATTAAGCCGTAGAACAATCGCGGTCTGCGATCGACTCGCCAAGCGGCAAAAATTGAGAGCGTTGTCACTAGCCCAGCCAACAACACGAGCGGGGCGGACAAGCCATCAACCGAAACTGCCCAGTTGAGACCTAACTGCGGTACCCAGGCAATTTTTTCCACGAGTTGGAAGGTCGCACTACTGGCATCGTAATGCGTCCAAAAGGTGAAACACATTAAAGCAAAGTCTATGACTCCTACGCCAAGGGCATACCAACGCACCAACTTGCCGTCTTTATCAGGCAGCAGCGGGATGAACATGGCAGCGATGAGGGGCAGTAGAACGATCGCGGTGAGCCAAGGAACTCGATCTAGCATCATGTGGATAAGAACAAATACTTATCTGGTAATAAAAGATATTTTACAAGGCTTTGTGAAGTATTTTTAACAGAACTTTTACCTAAGGTCTGGTCAAGTTACGAGATTGATTGATCAGCCGCATCACTTCTTACCAGCGATCGCGTTAGGCAAGCTGAGTTTGAGCGACCGTTATCTGAACAGCATCTTGAAACTTATATTAGCCAAACCAGATTCAAACGCTGATGCCAAAACTGTCCAATTGATAAGACAACGCACCATAGAAGTTAATGACACCTATCAATGAGAGGCGATCGCCTAGTGACAATTACTAAAACTGCGTACGAGCCTAGTTAATCTAACGCTCGGTATAGGTGCTGCTATGCAGGACAGCATTAACATTAATTTTCAGTCGTATTTCAGGCAGAGCAGATGTCATCTCAATTAAACCGCGATCTAGAGAAGTTTGAGACGAAGGAAACCACATTGTTCGATCGCACCTTTCGAGATGGTGAAGGCAACATTGTGATTGCTCAAATGCCCAATCTGCCGATTCTGGTTGGGCTCATAGCGGCCTTTCTGCGATTCGTTCTCCCAAGCGGCGAAATTCAGACGGTATCAAGTTTAGTAGCCTTCGGTGCTTTATTCACTTGGGCATGGCAGGAACTCTTTGAGGGAGTTAACTACTTTCGGCGATCGCTGGGCTTGGTTGGGTTAGCAAGCCTGCTGGCGTTGGGACTGAACCTCATTAGAGTATAAATCTCTGAAGGGAACTCACCAAGATCCTCTTCCGGTAATTGCTGCGTCTCCATTCAAGAAACGAATCGCAACTGAAGTATCTAGTGCAATCTCACCACTCACTCACGTCTACCTGGCGACACTCGGTTGCAATTGCTTGTTGTAGTTCTTCTGCTTCTGAGGTAATTAAAATTCCTGCAAACTTTGCGAGAGGATGACTCTTGCGGCGAGCCTTAACCCAATGCAAAAAATCCAGCACAGTCTGGACTAGATCATCGGGAGCCTGTTCGAGTTCCTGAATCAATTGCTCACGATTTGTCATGCGCTCAAGGTTTCCTACGAAAACATGCTTGTCCAACTTTAGTATATGCAAATACTGAGTTCGGCCATTAGCAAGGTATTTCAATCGCTATATCGCGATCGCGCCCAACTACATCAGCAAAATCATTATTGACGATATACCGAGTCCTAATACCGCGATGCCCTTCCCCAGCAACGCCACCAACCAACTTTGCAGTGCTTTTCCAGCACACCGATAACTACACAGGGAAAAAACTCAACGTGGAGCCAGCTAACATGTTGACTGAGTGGTTGCTGAGAACCTTTGCAACATCCCTTGCTAGTCTACTCCAACCGAGCTGTTAGTTAACTTATTTGCTATTTCTACAACACTTGATGGATACTCTCAACAAGCCTCTCAACAAAGTTAACTGCATCACCAACAAGTACTTCATCAATGTTCCATCGACCTCCAATATTAAAAGTTGGATCTATATCGGCTTCATGAGCAATTTTATTTCTCCGATCAACAATTGAATTTAATTGCTGCTTAACATCTTTTGCAGATTTAGTCATTTGAATAGCTACTTCATCCCACAATTTCTTGTCTGAGATGTATCTGATTGCATCGGCAATTTTGTCTGCTTGTTGAAAGCTCTGATATCCTAGACGTTCCCTGATTTCACTTTCTAACCAGGAAGTATTATTTAGCTTATCCAGGATGCTACTTGATATCGCGGGAATTAAGTCTGAAACTGTGTAAGATTGCTGGACAAATGTATACCCTTGAGTTTGTTGAATTTCAGCTTCAAGCCAAGAGGCAATATCAATTGCTGTCAGTCGATCTTGACGCGCGCCGCCCAGCGTTACGTGAAAGCGTGAGAACGCTGATTGAGTTGTATTTGCTGAAGGTGCTGGTTCGGAACGACTTCCTCGATGGATTTCCAGCATTCCTAATGTTACAACTTCATGTACATAATAATCCAAGGCGCTTACAGCAAGAACCAGTGCAGCACGTAACATGTCTGAAACATCAAGTGCACCTGTAGCTTGAGCTTTTACAGAATTGTGAAGTGCAATTAGGTCTCGAACACGACTAATACTGATGCGAAACTGGTCAAGCGCTGACTGCATACGTAGAGCTTTCGGAACTTAGTGCAATAATTTTGTCTGCTAAATTTGAAAAAGTTTGTCTAAACTCCTCCTGTTTCTGCTGATTGTTAACTAGGACAACTCCTCCTTGTCCTAGTTGCTGAGGAGTTAGTTCATAGACTGGGGTTCGATGCTCTTGAGATTTAGCAATCAGGCTATTAAAATTTGAAATTTTTGCAAGCGTGAAACTACTTTCAATCCCCTGATTTCTATAGATGTCACTTGGCAACAGCATATTGCTTCGCCCTAGGATTGGAACCAGTTTTTTAGAGACAGCTTGTTCAATCTTCTCAATCCAGATTTGGAACGCAGTAGTTTCTTTGCCTCGAATAATTCGATAGTTCTGAACAATTGTTCCTAAAAAACGCAGATTAACATCAGGAAAAGGATAATTAGCCTCTCTTAGGATTTGAAGTGAACTCGCTGATTTAGCCCAGGCATACCATCTTGGTAAAACCTTAGCCAAAGAGTCGATTGCCATTACAGAGAAAAAGTCAGCAGTAGTAGGCACTAAGAAGAAGTCACTAATCATCAGCAAATTCTGGTTAATTGAGCCTAAGCTGGGGCTCATATCAATCAAGATATAGTCTGCATTAAACTTAGCTGCTGTCTTCTCAAATAAATCATTAATAGAACCTGGCAAGTTCTTAAGAGCTTGAATTGAACCACTCAGCTCTTGAGCAATGCCTAGTGTTACTTCATACTCAGCAAAGCCAACGTGACCAGGTAATAAAAATAAATCATCTCGACCTTGTATTTGAATGCAATCAACAGCCTCAATTGCTTTTGGTTGCGACTCGAATGCAGGAGCCAATCCTACCTTTATATTGGAGGTTGTATTGTATATTTCTTGAATTCTCGCCTCGTCATCCTCAGTTTCCTCTCCCAAAGCCATGCCTGTGAGATTGCACTGGGGGTCGCTGTCAACAAGAATTACTCTTTTTCCTTTTGAAGCAAGCATCCAGCCCAAGTTGAAGGTGGTTGTAGTTTTGCTGACTCCGCCCTTGTGGTTGAATAAAGCAATTTTTTGAACCATTGCACCAAGCCTTCCTGTGAGATTGCGATCGCTGGCTGCTCGAAACAAAACGGAAAAGGTGAGGTCTTTCCTAACCTTTTGTCTTCAGTATAGCTTGAAGCTTTTTGACCGGAGACTTACATGTTCCATATAATACCCCTGATTTAGCTAATTACAGAGGATTTCCCAGCATTTCTTTGGACTAATTCCCTCTCTCCTTCGGTTTAATATGCCGAAAGCAGTATTAGACGGAATCCAAAGCACTGCAATGCAAATACAACCCAGAAAACAATATCCCTAATTCATCTCTTTCCCGTCATCACCATGCGTACTCCGCCTTTAGGAGCGAGGGTGAAGCCACGGCGTTGGAGTTTCACAGGCTCATTCCCTGTCAAAGTTAGTTGGTATTGAGAAAGCACGGTGGCTAGAATCAGCTTCATTTCTAGCTGTGCTAAGGCATATCCCAAACACCGCCGACTGCCGCCACCGAAGGGGAGATATTCGGAAGGAGAATATTGTCGCTCTAGAAACCGTTCTGGCTGGAATTGCTGAGCATTGGGATATAACTCCTCTCGGTAATGCACCAGATAAATGCTGGGGATAAAAGTGGTTTCAGGAGCAAACTCATGCCCTCCTACCTTCACAGGTGATTTGGAAATGCGAGGAAAGATTACTGGAAGAACTGGATACATCCGTAATGCTTCTTGACAAACTGCATTCAGGTAAGGCAACTGAGTTAACTCCATTGGAGAGGAGCGATCGCCCAGGCTATCTAATTCATGCAGCAGTTTTTCTAGAACCTGTGGGTTGCGATGAATTTGATAGAAAGCCCAAGCCAGGGTGGTAGCCGTGCTTTCATGTCCTGCAAACAAGATTGTTAGGAGTTCATCTCTGATCTCCTCATCGGTCATGGCTTTTCCCTGTTCATCCCGCACCGCCATCATCAAACTCAGGACATCCTTTCGACCTGTATCTCGGGTTCGTCTCTCTGCAATTTCTGCTTGCAAGAGATCATGCACCTGGCGTTGCCGCTGTCGCATTTGGCCCCAAGGACTCCAGGCTCCCCAATCTTTTTGCAAGAATTTCAGGAATAGGACACTGGAGCGGAGGGGAGAATCCGTCATGTCTAGCCACTGGGTAAGCAATGATTTGAGTTGTTGGTAGCGTTCTCCCTCGCTTAAGCCAAAGACAATTTGCAGAATGATTTCTAGGCTGACCCGTTGCATGGCAGTTCGAGCCACGAAGGTTTGCCCAATTTGCCAGCGGCTAGCTACCTGTTCTGTGATTAGGCAGATCTGTTGGGCGTAGGTCTGGAGCCTTTCTCCATGAAAAGGCGGCATTAACAGTTTGCGATCGCGACGGTGGCGATCGCCATCCATCAACATCAAAGAGTTGCGCCCAATCAGCGGTTCCGCGATCGCATTGGCTCGACCAATATCAAACTTGGCATCCTGATTAAAAATATCCTGAATTGCTTGCGGATTTCCCACTACTATCGGAGTTCCCAAGCTGCCTAGCCGCATCGTGAAGATATCACCATACTGCTGGCTGTATTTCTGTTGAAACTTGATGGGATCGGCAATCCAATTGAACAGTTGCCACCAAGCAGGTTTATTAATGAGATTTGGTAAGGGGCTAGACATGATCTCTCTTTGCTGATCTACTTTTATGATCTAGCGTTTTATGATTTCACGCTGTCTGATCTCGCACTTGCTGCTTTAGGGCGATCGCTCAATCGGGAATCACAATCTCATCTAATCCGGCAGGGTCAGTGGGATATTGAGGATTCATGGCTTCTAGCGTATCTGCGATCGTGCGGGCCACCACTAGATTGCGATACCACTTCTTGTTAGCGGGAATCACATACCAAGGCGCATATTCTGTCGAGCAGGAATTGAGCGCATCTTGAAACGCCAATTGGTAATCATCCCAAAGGAGACGCTCTTTGACATCGTTCACCGAGAACTTCCAGCGCTTATTGGGTTCAGCTAAGCGAGATTCAAGGCGACGCTTTTGCTCATCTTTGGAGATGTTGAGAAAGAACTTGAGCACCATGATATGGTTCAGAGCCAGCATATGCTCAAACTCATTAATCAACTGGTAGCGCCCCCGCCAAACTTGCTCTGGCACCAACTGTTTCACTCTTGTCACCAGCACATCTTCGTAGTGCGATCGGTTAAAAATAGCAATCATGCCCCGTCCCGGCGCGCGTTGATGATACCGCCAGAGAAAGTCGTGACTGAGTTCATCAACACTGGGCTGCTTAAATGACCAAACCTGGCATCCCTGCGGATTCACGCCCCGAAACACGTTCTTGATCGTGCCATCTTTGCCTCCGGTATCAATGGCTTGCAACACGATCAAGAGGCTTTGTTTTTGCTCTGCATAAAGACGAGCTTGTAGTTCTTGGAGCCGTTGGCGTTGCTTTTCTAATTCTTGTTCTGCGTCTTTCTTAGTGGGGTAATCATTTGACGCATTGGGGTCTAGATCGGCCAGAACAATGGGTTGATTGGGGCGAACGCGATAACGCGGATAATCTGGG
It includes:
- a CDS encoding NAD(P)H-quinone oxidoreductase subunit 4, with amino-acid sequence MLDRVPWLTAIVLLPLIAAMFIPLLPDKDGKLVRWYALGVGVIDFALMCFTFWTHYDASSATFQLVEKIAWVPQLGLNWAVSVDGLSAPLVLLAGLVTTLSIFAAWRVDRRPRLFYGLMLVLYAAQVGVFVAQDLLLFFIMWEIELVPVYLLVCIWGGQNRRYAATKFLMYTAIASIFILVAAMAMAFYGDTTTFDIAELHLKEFPLALELLLYAGLLVAFGVKLAIVPFHTWLPDAHGEASSPVSMVLAGVLLKMGGYGLIRLNLELLPHAHIYFAPVLAILGVINIVYGALNSFAQTNMKRRLAYSSISHMGFVLLGIASFTDLGVSGALLQMISHGLIASVLFFLAGVTYDRTHTMMMNQMGGIGQALPKVFALFTIAALASLALPGMSGFASEIAVFMGVTTSDVYSSNFRTATVFLSAVGLILTPIYLLSMLRQVFYGPSSELMCDILPSCDLDDVDLKNQGNDEPACFGTNCDLPVEAKFEDANPREVFIAACFIALIVGIGFYPKMAMQMYDVKTVAVNAQLRESYRQAAQANPQIYAKGFWNSTTISESQAPPLLGLVK
- a CDS encoding sister chromatid cohesion protein PDS5; translated protein: MTNREQLIQELEQAPDDLVQTVLDFLHWVKARRKSHPLAKFAGILITSEAEELQQAIATECRQVDVSEW
- a CDS encoding AAA family ATPase, encoding MVQKIALFNHKGGVSKTTTTFNLGWMLASKGKRVILVDSDPQCNLTGMALGEETEDDEARIQEIYNTTSNIKVGLAPAFESQPKAIEAVDCIQIQGRDDLFLLPGHVGFAEYEVTLGIAQELSGSIQALKNLPGSINDLFEKTAAKFNADYILIDMSPSLGSINQNLLMISDFFLVPTTADFFSVMAIDSLAKVLPRWYAWAKSASSLQILREANYPFPDVNLRFLGTIVQNYRIIRGKETTAFQIWIEKIEQAVSKKLVPILGRSNMLLPSDIYRNQGIESSFTLAKISNFNSLIAKSQEHRTPVYELTPQQLGQGGVVLVNNQQKQEEFRQTFSNLADKIIALSSESSTYAVSA
- a CDS encoding cytochrome P450 — translated: MSSPLPNLINKPAWWQLFNWIADPIKFQQKYSQQYGDIFTMRLGSLGTPIVVGNPQAIQDIFNQDAKFDIGRANAIAEPLIGRNSLMLMDGDRHRRDRKLLMPPFHGERLQTYAQQICLITEQVASRWQIGQTFVARTAMQRVSLEIILQIVFGLSEGERYQQLKSLLTQWLDMTDSPLRSSVLFLKFLQKDWGAWSPWGQMRQRQRQVHDLLQAEIAERRTRDTGRKDVLSLMMAVRDEQGKAMTDEEIRDELLTILFAGHESTATTLAWAFYQIHRNPQVLEKLLHELDSLGDRSSPMELTQLPYLNAVCQEALRMYPVLPVIFPRISKSPVKVGGHEFAPETTFIPSIYLVHYREELYPNAQQFQPERFLERQYSPSEYLPFGGGSRRCLGYALAQLEMKLILATVLSQYQLTLTGNEPVKLQRRGFTLAPKGGVRMVMTGKR
- a CDS encoding polyphosphate kinase 2 family protein translates to MGKKKHVAKNAAVEGDANSEMRQAKKAANQATDAIADVMTPEDNVGDRPPSPDYPRYRVRPNQPIVLADLDPNASNDYPTKKDAEQELEKQRQRLQELQARLYAEQKQSLLIVLQAIDTGGKDGTIKNVFRGVNPQGCQVWSFKQPSVDELSHDFLWRYHQRAPGRGMIAIFNRSHYEDVLVTRVKQLVPEQVWRGRYQLINEFEHMLALNHIMVLKFFLNISKDEQKRRLESRLAEPNKRWKFSVNDVKERLLWDDYQLAFQDALNSCSTEYAPWYVIPANKKWYRNLVVARTIADTLEAMNPQYPTDPAGLDEIVIPD